A region of Betta splendens chromosome 13, fBetSpl5.4, whole genome shotgun sequence DNA encodes the following proteins:
- the cuedc1b gene encoding CUE domain-containing protein 1b isoform X3: MTSLFRRSSNGGSKNSGDGGGGNGGHGQLNNGRPNRQVKRLEFNQAMEDFTTMFPSMDYEVIECVLRSNNGAVDTTIDQLLQMSIDGQGSDESTDSDDSIPPEILERTLEPDSSDEEPPPVYSPPTCHLQVFDRKEPKSLPTPTPSISDAQTPSDHQLVRSYRNWNPPLLGNLPDEFLRILPQQLNNTKSSPCSLSQPSSSSSVTSVTQWAAQSGSWSETAQTRRGSGLTAGATEQDKKLKQYLEDERIALFLQNEEFMKELQRNRDFLIALERDRLKYELQKSKSSHSSGMENSTGEQLSSASVDDLSDDAMFRDKLKHMGKSTRRKLFEIARTFSERTKRKKSKRKTFLKHHSFGIANSTANLLDDVEGNICEEEPKKSISHEECKQHSEPMS, from the exons ATGACTAGCTTATTCAGACGTAGCAGCAATGGAGGGTCTAAAAACAGTGGAGATGGTGGTGGGGGAAACGGTGGGCATGGGCAGCTCAACAATGGCAGGCCTAACCGGCAGGTCAAACGCCTGGAGTTTAACCAGGCCATGGAGGACTTCACAACTATGTTTCCTTCTATGGACTATGAGGTGATCGAGTGTGTACTGCGCTCTAATAATGGAGCAGTGGACACTACAATCGACCAGCTGCTCCAGATGAGCATTGATGGACAGGGCTCAGATGAAAGCACAGACTCAGATGACAGCATCCCTCCAGAG ATACTAGAGCGAACACTTGAACCTGACAGTTCAGATGAGGAACCACCTCCAGTCTACTCTCCACCAACATGTCATTTGCAAGTTTTTGACAGGAAAGAACCAAAATCCCTACCAACTCCTACACCAAG TATATCTGATGCCCAGACACCTTCAGATCACCAACTGGTAAGAAGCTACCGAAACTGGAACCCTCCTTTGCTTGGAAATCTCCCAGATGAGTTTTTGCGAATTTTGCCACAGCAGTTGAACAATACAAAG AGTTCTCCGTGTAGTTTGTCCCagccttcatcttcatcttcagttACTTCAGTAACTCAGTGGGCAGCTCAGTCTGGATCTTGGTCTGAAACTGCACAGACGCGAAGAGGCTCTGGTTTGACAGCTGGAGCTACAGAGCAAGACAAGAAGTTAAAACAGTATTTGGAAGATGAGCGCATCGCCTTGTTCCTACAGAATGAGGAGTTTATGAAAGAGTTACAGCGAAACCGCGACTTCCTCATAGCCTTAGAGAGAG atcgCTTGAAGTATGAATTACAGAAATCAAAGTCAAGTCATTCATCTGGCATGGAAAATTCCACAG GAGAACAGTTGTCTTCAGCTTCAGTTGATGACCTCTCAGATGATGCTATGTTTAGAGACAAGCTCAAACACATGGGAAAAT CAACAAGAAGAAAATTGTTTGAAATTGCCAGAACTTTCTCAGAaaggacaaagaggaaaaagtCGAAAAGAAAAACGTTCCTGAAGCATCATTC atttggaatagccaactCAACAGCCAATCTTCTGGATGATGTGGAGGGAAACATTTGTG AGGAAGAACCTAAAAAGTCAATATCTCACGAAGAATGTAAGCAACACAGTGAGCCCATGTCATG A
- the cuedc1b gene encoding CUE domain-containing protein 1b isoform X2, producing the protein MTSLFRRSSNGGSKNSGDGGGGNGGHGQLNNGRPNRQVKRLEFNQAMEDFTTMFPSMDYEVIECVLRSNNGAVDTTIDQLLQMSIDGQGSDESTDSDDSIPPEAPSLLLLSSLILERTLEPDSSDEEPPPVYSPPTCHLQVFDRKEPKSLPTPTPSISDAQTPSDHQLVRSYRNWNPPLLGNLPDEFLRILPQQLNNTKSSPCSLSQPSSSSSVTSVTQWAAQSGSWSETAQTRRGSGLTAGATEQDKKLKQYLEDERIALFLQNEEFMKELQRNRDFLIALERDRLKYELQKSKSSHSSGMENSTGEQLSSASVDDLSDDAMFRDKLKHMGKSTRRKLFEIARTFSERTKRKKSKRKTFLKHHSFGIANSTANLLDDVEGNICEEEPKKSISHEECKQHSEPMS; encoded by the exons ATGACTAGCTTATTCAGACGTAGCAGCAATGGAGGGTCTAAAAACAGTGGAGATGGTGGTGGGGGAAACGGTGGGCATGGGCAGCTCAACAATGGCAGGCCTAACCGGCAGGTCAAACGCCTGGAGTTTAACCAGGCCATGGAGGACTTCACAACTATGTTTCCTTCTATGGACTATGAGGTGATCGAGTGTGTACTGCGCTCTAATAATGGAGCAGTGGACACTACAATCGACCAGCTGCTCCAGATGAGCATTGATGGACAGGGCTCAGATGAAAGCACAGACTCAGATGACAGCATCCCTCCAGAG GCTCCATCTTTGCTGCTTCTGTCTTCTCTA ATACTAGAGCGAACACTTGAACCTGACAGTTCAGATGAGGAACCACCTCCAGTCTACTCTCCACCAACATGTCATTTGCAAGTTTTTGACAGGAAAGAACCAAAATCCCTACCAACTCCTACACCAAG TATATCTGATGCCCAGACACCTTCAGATCACCAACTGGTAAGAAGCTACCGAAACTGGAACCCTCCTTTGCTTGGAAATCTCCCAGATGAGTTTTTGCGAATTTTGCCACAGCAGTTGAACAATACAAAG AGTTCTCCGTGTAGTTTGTCCCagccttcatcttcatcttcagttACTTCAGTAACTCAGTGGGCAGCTCAGTCTGGATCTTGGTCTGAAACTGCACAGACGCGAAGAGGCTCTGGTTTGACAGCTGGAGCTACAGAGCAAGACAAGAAGTTAAAACAGTATTTGGAAGATGAGCGCATCGCCTTGTTCCTACAGAATGAGGAGTTTATGAAAGAGTTACAGCGAAACCGCGACTTCCTCATAGCCTTAGAGAGAG atcgCTTGAAGTATGAATTACAGAAATCAAAGTCAAGTCATTCATCTGGCATGGAAAATTCCACAG GAGAACAGTTGTCTTCAGCTTCAGTTGATGACCTCTCAGATGATGCTATGTTTAGAGACAAGCTCAAACACATGGGAAAAT CAACAAGAAGAAAATTGTTTGAAATTGCCAGAACTTTCTCAGAaaggacaaagaggaaaaagtCGAAAAGAAAAACGTTCCTGAAGCATCATTC atttggaatagccaactCAACAGCCAATCTTCTGGATGATGTGGAGGGAAACATTTGTG AGGAAGAACCTAAAAAGTCAATATCTCACGAAGAATGTAAGCAACACAGTGAGCCCATGTCATG A